The following coding sequences are from one Macaca nemestrina isolate mMacNem1 chromosome 1, mMacNem.hap1, whole genome shotgun sequence window:
- the LOC105498042 gene encoding transmembrane protein 79 isoform X1 — MTEQETLALLEVKRSDSPEKSSPQALVPNGRQPEGEGGAESPGAESVRVGSSAGSPTAIEGAEDGLDSTVSEAATLPWGTGPQPSAPFPDPPGWRDIEPEPPESEPLTKLEELPEDDANLLPEKAARAFVPIDLQCIERRPQEDLIMRCEAGEGECRTFMPPRATQPDPTERKWAEAVVRPPGHSCGGCGSCGDREWLRAVASVGAALILFPCLLYGAYAFLPFDVPRLPTMTSRLIYTLRCGVFATFPIVLGILVYGLSLLCFSALRPFGEPRREVEIHRRYVAQSIQLFILYFFNLAVLSTYLPQDTLKLLPLLTGLFAISRLIYWLTFAVGRSFRGFGYGLTFLPLLSMLMWNLYYMFVVEPERMLTATESRLDYPDHARSASDYRPRPWG; from the exons ATGACAGAACAGGAGACCCTGGCCCTGCTGGAAGTGAAAAGGTCGGATTCCCCAGAGAAGAGCTCACCCCAGGCCTTGGTTCCCAATGGCCGGCAGCCAGAAGGGGAAGGTGGGGCCGAATCCCCAGGAGCTGAGTCCGTCAGAGTGGGGTCTTCAGCTGGGTCTCCCACAGCCATAGAGGGGGCTGAGGATGGTCTAGACAGCACAGTAAGCGAGGCTGCCACCTTGCCCTGGGGGACCGGCCCTCAGCCCAGTGCTCCGTTCCCGGATCCCCCTGGCTGGCGGGACATTGAACCAGAGCCCCCTGAGTCAGAGCCACTTACCAAGCTAGAGGAGCTGCCCGAAGACGATGCCAACCTGCTGCCTGAGAAAGCGGCCCGTGCCTTCGTGCCTATTGACCTACAGTGCATTGAGCGGCGGCCCCAAGAAGACCTTATCATGCGCTGTGAGGCAGGCGAGGGCGAGTGCCGAACCTTCATGCCCCCCCGGGCCACCCAGCCCGACCCCACTGAGCGCAAGTGGGCTGAGGCGGTGGTGAGGCCGCCTGGCCATTCCTGTGGGGGCTGCGGGAGCTGTGGAGACCGTGAGTGGCTAAGGGCTGTGGCCTCCGTGGGAGCTGCACTCATCCTCTTCCCCTGCCTACTATATGGGGCATATGCCTTCCTGCCGTTTGATGTCCCACGGCTGCCCACCATGACTTCCCGCCTGATCTACACACTCCGCTGCGGGGTCTTTGCCACCTTCCCCATTGTGCTGG GGATCCTGGTGTACGGGCTGAGCCTGTTATGCTTTTCTGCCCTTCGGCCCTTTGGGGAGCCACGGCGGGAAGTGGAGATCCACCGGCGATATGTGGCCCAGTCGATCCAGCTCTTTATCCTCTACTTCTTCAACCTGGCCGTGCTTTCCACTTACCTGCCCCAGGACACCCTCAAACTGCTCCCTCTGCTCACTGGTCTCTTTGCCATCTCCCG TCTGATCTACTGGCTGACCTTCGCCGTGGGCCGCTCCTTCCGCGGCTTCGGCTATGGCCTGACGTTTCTGCCGCTGCTGTCAATGCTGATGTGGAACCTCTACTACATGTTCGTGGTGGAGCCGGAGCGCATGCTCACTGCCACGGAGAGCCGCCTGGACTACCCGGACCACGCCCGGTCGGCCTCCGACTACAGGCCCCGCCCCTGGGGCTGA
- the LOC105498042 gene encoding transmembrane protein 79 isoform X2 translates to MTEQETLALLEVKRSDSPEKSSPQALVPNGRQPEGEGGAESPGAESVRVGSSAGSPTAIEGAEDGLDSTVSEAATLPWGTGPQPSAPFPDPPGWRDIEPEPPESEPLTKLEELPEDDANLLPEKAARAFVPIDLQCIERRPQEDLIMRCEAGEGECRTFMPPRATQPDPTERKWAEAVVRPPGHSCGGCGSCGDREWLRAVASVGAALILFPCLLYGAYAFLPFDVPRLPTMTSRLIYTLRCGVFATFPIVLGILVYGLSLLCFSALRPFGEPRREVEIHRRYVAQSIQLFILYFFNLAVLSTYLPQDTLKLLPLLTGLFAISRLECSGAISAHYNLCILGSSNFPASAP, encoded by the exons ATGACAGAACAGGAGACCCTGGCCCTGCTGGAAGTGAAAAGGTCGGATTCCCCAGAGAAGAGCTCACCCCAGGCCTTGGTTCCCAATGGCCGGCAGCCAGAAGGGGAAGGTGGGGCCGAATCCCCAGGAGCTGAGTCCGTCAGAGTGGGGTCTTCAGCTGGGTCTCCCACAGCCATAGAGGGGGCTGAGGATGGTCTAGACAGCACAGTAAGCGAGGCTGCCACCTTGCCCTGGGGGACCGGCCCTCAGCCCAGTGCTCCGTTCCCGGATCCCCCTGGCTGGCGGGACATTGAACCAGAGCCCCCTGAGTCAGAGCCACTTACCAAGCTAGAGGAGCTGCCCGAAGACGATGCCAACCTGCTGCCTGAGAAAGCGGCCCGTGCCTTCGTGCCTATTGACCTACAGTGCATTGAGCGGCGGCCCCAAGAAGACCTTATCATGCGCTGTGAGGCAGGCGAGGGCGAGTGCCGAACCTTCATGCCCCCCCGGGCCACCCAGCCCGACCCCACTGAGCGCAAGTGGGCTGAGGCGGTGGTGAGGCCGCCTGGCCATTCCTGTGGGGGCTGCGGGAGCTGTGGAGACCGTGAGTGGCTAAGGGCTGTGGCCTCCGTGGGAGCTGCACTCATCCTCTTCCCCTGCCTACTATATGGGGCATATGCCTTCCTGCCGTTTGATGTCCCACGGCTGCCCACCATGACTTCCCGCCTGATCTACACACTCCGCTGCGGGGTCTTTGCCACCTTCCCCATTGTGCTGG GGATCCTGGTGTACGGGCTGAGCCTGTTATGCTTTTCTGCCCTTCGGCCCTTTGGGGAGCCACGGCGGGAAGTGGAGATCCACCGGCGATATGTGGCCCAGTCGATCCAGCTCTTTATCCTCTACTTCTTCAACCTGGCCGTGCTTTCCACTTACCTGCCCCAGGACACCCTCAAACTGCTCCCTCTGCTCACTGGTCTCTTTGCCATCTCCCG gctggagtgcagtggcgccatctcggctcactacaacctctgtatcctgggctcaagcaattttcctgcgtctgccccctga